A section of the Centropristis striata isolate RG_2023a ecotype Rhode Island chromosome 7, C.striata_1.0, whole genome shotgun sequence genome encodes:
- the fbxo21 gene encoding F-box only protein 21 isoform X3 — protein sequence MATSVAGEGQQSLNGIISDPQTKKLTDLPTELLEHILCFPVLKHGDICNVSCCCKRLHDVCHGRGKVWGHQYKLRWPRLQRFYRQNECCDWLKEYKTRHRVGIQIRRTVESISKRFFTEVVLGDSFAEIESLGMPEHFCEDELLFILNSDKRKSLTLKYYAKKILYFLRQQNILRSLKTFLEQPVEQQSALEGAILVDQYCNPLADVTLNSISAQLDEIAEKVKKMLRIKNPSHPSLRIAQGDCFVVEDFELQRQVMCALNSVLYEQLQYKGNEFDYYNPLNSYIHQVLLRRTGIPISLSVLYMTLARKLGVQVEPVNFPNHFLLRWCQKQRGSEDIYDYVYIDAFGKGKQLTAKECEYLIGHQVSADYYSAISTTEVLLRMVGNLLNIGKRGEGNEKSYQLLRDSLDLYLTINPDNVQYLLLQARLYFHLGIWPEKVLDILQHIQALDPSQHGAVGYLVQHTLEHIQHKKHPVTPEVKKRSVAEHLEVQYSVGLIMKHKRSGYNCVIYGWDPKCTMSQEWITTMRVHQLSNGASQPFYNVLVQDGTCRYAAQENLEPHSAPLEIGHPEVGRYFSEFADTNYVANEELQTRYPEDMVETLSTVQELYHRLTPGSGNQDQAPATDQNNLQAMPM from the exons ATGGCGACGTCTGTAGCCGGAGAGGGGCAACAAAGTCTAAATGGGATTATATCCGACCCTCAGACGAAAAAACTGACCGACCTGCCGACCGAGTTGCTCGAACACATCCTGTGCTTCCCTGTCCTCAAACATGGCGACATTTGTAACGTCTCCTGCTGCTGCAAGCGGCTCCACGACGTCTGCCATGGAAGAGGGAAGGTCTGGGGACACCAGTATAAACTCAG ATGGCCAAGACTGCAGAGGTTTTACCGTCAGAATGAATGCTGCGACTGGCTCAAAGAATACAAAACACGCCATAGAGTGGGAATACAGATACGAAGGACGGTGGAATCAATCTCAAAGAGATTCTTCACAGAAGTC GTGCTCGGAGACAGCTTTGCAGAGATTGAGTCACTTGGGATGCCGGAGCACTTCTGTGAAGACGAGCTCCTCTTCATACTCAACTCTGATAAGAG GAAAAGCTTGACCCTGAAGTACTATGCAAAGAAAATCCTTTACTTCCTGAGACAACAGAACATCCTGAGGAGTTTAAAAACCTTCCTGGAGCAGCCGGTGGAGCAGCAGTCAGCTTTAGAGG GTGCTATACTGGTGGATCAGTATTGCAACCCACTGGCTGACGTGACACTGAACAGCATATCAGCCCAACTGGACGAGATCGCAGAGAAAGTGAAGAAGATGCTGAGAATCAAGAACCCCTCTCACCCCAGCTTACGTATCGCTCAAG GTGACTGTTTTGTGGTGGAGGACTTTGAGCTCCAGAGGCAGGTGATGTGTGCCCTAAACTCTGTCTTGTACGAGCAGCTTCAGTACAAAGGCAACGAATTCGACTACTACAACCCCCTCAACTCTTACATCCACCAG GTGCTACTACGCCGTACAGGCATCCCCATAAGCCTCTCTGTCCTCTACATGACATTAGCACGGAAGCTGGGAGTTCAGGTGGAACCCGTCAACTTTCCTAATCATTTCCTGCTGCGCTGGTGCCAAAAACAAAGAGG GAGTGAGGACATCTACGACTATGTCTACATTGATGCCTTTGGTAAAGGCAAACAGCTGACTGCCAAGGAGTGCGAGTACCTCATCGGCCACCAGGTGTCAGCAGATTACTACAGTGCCATCAGCACCACAGAGGTGCTGCTCAGGATGGTGGGAAACCTGCTGAACATCGGGAAGAGAGG GGAGGGCAATGAGAAATCCTACCAGCTGCTGAGAGACTCTCTGGACCTCTACCTCACTATCAACCCAGATAATGTGCAGTACCTGCTGCTGCAGGCACGCCTCTACTTCCACCTGGGCATCTGGCCAGAGAAG GTGCTAGACATCCTGCAGCACATCCAGGCGTTGGATCCGTCCCAGCACGGGGCGGTGGGTTACCTGGTGCAGCACACGCTGGAGCACATCCAGCACAAGAAGCATCCAGTTACACCTGAGGTGAAGAAACGCAGCGTTGCAGAACACCTGGAGGTCCAGTACTCAGTCGGCCTCATCATGAAACACAAGAG GTCAGGATATAACTGTGTGATCTACGGCTGGGACCCAAAGTGCACCATGAGCCAGGAGTGGATCACCACCATGAGGGTCCACCAGCTGTCCAACGGGGCGTCCCAGCCTTTCTACAACGTCCTGGTACAGGACGGGACATGCCGATACGCTGCACAAG AGAACCTGGAGCCCCACTCGGCCCCCCTGGAGATCGGCCATCCAGAGGTGGGACGTTACTTCTCAGAGTTTGCCGACACCAACTACGTTGCCAACGAAGAACTACAGACACGATACCCAGAGGACATGGTTGAAACTCTGAGCACCGTGCAGGAGCTCTACCACAGACTGACACCTGGCTCTGGGAACCAGGACCAAGCTCCTGCTACAGACCAAAACAACCTCCAAGCCATGCCCATGTAG
- the fbxo21 gene encoding F-box only protein 21 isoform X2, producing MATSVAGEGQQSLNGIISDPQTKKLTDLPTELLEHILCFPVLKHGDICNVSCCCKRLHDVCHGRGKVWGHQYKLRWPRLQRFYRQNECCDWLKEYKTRHRVGIQIRRTVESISKRFFTEVPCVGQVLGDSFAEIESLGMPEHFCEDELLFILNSDKRKSLTLKYYAKKILYFLRQQNILRSLKTFLEQPVEQQSALEGAILVDQYCNPLADVTLNSISAQLDEIAEKVKKMLRIKNPSHPSLRIAQGDCFVVEDFELQRQVMCALNSVLYEQLQYKGNEFDYYNPLNSYIHQVLLRRTGIPISLSVLYMTLARKLGVQVEPVNFPNHFLLRWCQKQRGSEDIYDYVYIDAFGKGKQLTAKECEYLIGHQVSADYYSAISTTEVLLRMVGNLLNIGKRGEGNEKSYQLLRDSLDLYLTINPDNVQYLLLQARLYFHLGIWPEKVLDILQHIQALDPSQHGAVGYLVQHTLEHIQHKKHPVTPEVKKRSVAEHLEVQYSVGLIMKHKRSGYNCVIYGWDPKCTMSQEWITTMRVHQLSNGASQPFYNVLVQDGTCRYAAQENLEPHSAPLEIGHPEVGRYFSEFADTNYVANEELQTRYPEDMVETLSTVQELYHRLTPGSGNQDQAPATDQNNLQAMPM from the exons ATGGCGACGTCTGTAGCCGGAGAGGGGCAACAAAGTCTAAATGGGATTATATCCGACCCTCAGACGAAAAAACTGACCGACCTGCCGACCGAGTTGCTCGAACACATCCTGTGCTTCCCTGTCCTCAAACATGGCGACATTTGTAACGTCTCCTGCTGCTGCAAGCGGCTCCACGACGTCTGCCATGGAAGAGGGAAGGTCTGGGGACACCAGTATAAACTCAG ATGGCCAAGACTGCAGAGGTTTTACCGTCAGAATGAATGCTGCGACTGGCTCAAAGAATACAAAACACGCCATAGAGTGGGAATACAGATACGAAGGACGGTGGAATCAATCTCAAAGAGATTCTTCACAGAAGTC CCTTGCGTTGGCCAGGTGCTCGGAGACAGCTTTGCAGAGATTGAGTCACTTGGGATGCCGGAGCACTTCTGTGAAGACGAGCTCCTCTTCATACTCAACTCTGATAAGAG GAAAAGCTTGACCCTGAAGTACTATGCAAAGAAAATCCTTTACTTCCTGAGACAACAGAACATCCTGAGGAGTTTAAAAACCTTCCTGGAGCAGCCGGTGGAGCAGCAGTCAGCTTTAGAGG GTGCTATACTGGTGGATCAGTATTGCAACCCACTGGCTGACGTGACACTGAACAGCATATCAGCCCAACTGGACGAGATCGCAGAGAAAGTGAAGAAGATGCTGAGAATCAAGAACCCCTCTCACCCCAGCTTACGTATCGCTCAAG GTGACTGTTTTGTGGTGGAGGACTTTGAGCTCCAGAGGCAGGTGATGTGTGCCCTAAACTCTGTCTTGTACGAGCAGCTTCAGTACAAAGGCAACGAATTCGACTACTACAACCCCCTCAACTCTTACATCCACCAG GTGCTACTACGCCGTACAGGCATCCCCATAAGCCTCTCTGTCCTCTACATGACATTAGCACGGAAGCTGGGAGTTCAGGTGGAACCCGTCAACTTTCCTAATCATTTCCTGCTGCGCTGGTGCCAAAAACAAAGAGG GAGTGAGGACATCTACGACTATGTCTACATTGATGCCTTTGGTAAAGGCAAACAGCTGACTGCCAAGGAGTGCGAGTACCTCATCGGCCACCAGGTGTCAGCAGATTACTACAGTGCCATCAGCACCACAGAGGTGCTGCTCAGGATGGTGGGAAACCTGCTGAACATCGGGAAGAGAGG GGAGGGCAATGAGAAATCCTACCAGCTGCTGAGAGACTCTCTGGACCTCTACCTCACTATCAACCCAGATAATGTGCAGTACCTGCTGCTGCAGGCACGCCTCTACTTCCACCTGGGCATCTGGCCAGAGAAG GTGCTAGACATCCTGCAGCACATCCAGGCGTTGGATCCGTCCCAGCACGGGGCGGTGGGTTACCTGGTGCAGCACACGCTGGAGCACATCCAGCACAAGAAGCATCCAGTTACACCTGAGGTGAAGAAACGCAGCGTTGCAGAACACCTGGAGGTCCAGTACTCAGTCGGCCTCATCATGAAACACAAGAG GTCAGGATATAACTGTGTGATCTACGGCTGGGACCCAAAGTGCACCATGAGCCAGGAGTGGATCACCACCATGAGGGTCCACCAGCTGTCCAACGGGGCGTCCCAGCCTTTCTACAACGTCCTGGTACAGGACGGGACATGCCGATACGCTGCACAAG AGAACCTGGAGCCCCACTCGGCCCCCCTGGAGATCGGCCATCCAGAGGTGGGACGTTACTTCTCAGAGTTTGCCGACACCAACTACGTTGCCAACGAAGAACTACAGACACGATACCCAGAGGACATGGTTGAAACTCTGAGCACCGTGCAGGAGCTCTACCACAGACTGACACCTGGCTCTGGGAACCAGGACCAAGCTCCTGCTACAGACCAAAACAACCTCCAAGCCATGCCCATGTAG
- the fbxo21 gene encoding F-box only protein 21 isoform X1 yields the protein MATSVAGEGQQSLNGIISDPQTKKLTDLPTELLEHILCFPVLKHGDICNVSCCCKRLHDVCHGRGKVWGHQYKLRWPRLQRFYRQNECCDWLKEYKTRHRVGIQIRRTVESISKRFFTEVRSVTQPCVGQVLGDSFAEIESLGMPEHFCEDELLFILNSDKRKSLTLKYYAKKILYFLRQQNILRSLKTFLEQPVEQQSALEGAILVDQYCNPLADVTLNSISAQLDEIAEKVKKMLRIKNPSHPSLRIAQGDCFVVEDFELQRQVMCALNSVLYEQLQYKGNEFDYYNPLNSYIHQVLLRRTGIPISLSVLYMTLARKLGVQVEPVNFPNHFLLRWCQKQRGSEDIYDYVYIDAFGKGKQLTAKECEYLIGHQVSADYYSAISTTEVLLRMVGNLLNIGKRGEGNEKSYQLLRDSLDLYLTINPDNVQYLLLQARLYFHLGIWPEKVLDILQHIQALDPSQHGAVGYLVQHTLEHIQHKKHPVTPEVKKRSVAEHLEVQYSVGLIMKHKRSGYNCVIYGWDPKCTMSQEWITTMRVHQLSNGASQPFYNVLVQDGTCRYAAQENLEPHSAPLEIGHPEVGRYFSEFADTNYVANEELQTRYPEDMVETLSTVQELYHRLTPGSGNQDQAPATDQNNLQAMPM from the exons ATGGCGACGTCTGTAGCCGGAGAGGGGCAACAAAGTCTAAATGGGATTATATCCGACCCTCAGACGAAAAAACTGACCGACCTGCCGACCGAGTTGCTCGAACACATCCTGTGCTTCCCTGTCCTCAAACATGGCGACATTTGTAACGTCTCCTGCTGCTGCAAGCGGCTCCACGACGTCTGCCATGGAAGAGGGAAGGTCTGGGGACACCAGTATAAACTCAG ATGGCCAAGACTGCAGAGGTTTTACCGTCAGAATGAATGCTGCGACTGGCTCAAAGAATACAAAACACGCCATAGAGTGGGAATACAGATACGAAGGACGGTGGAATCAATCTCAAAGAGATTCTTCACAGAAGTC AGATCTGTAACTCAGCCTTGCGTTGGCCAGGTGCTCGGAGACAGCTTTGCAGAGATTGAGTCACTTGGGATGCCGGAGCACTTCTGTGAAGACGAGCTCCTCTTCATACTCAACTCTGATAAGAG GAAAAGCTTGACCCTGAAGTACTATGCAAAGAAAATCCTTTACTTCCTGAGACAACAGAACATCCTGAGGAGTTTAAAAACCTTCCTGGAGCAGCCGGTGGAGCAGCAGTCAGCTTTAGAGG GTGCTATACTGGTGGATCAGTATTGCAACCCACTGGCTGACGTGACACTGAACAGCATATCAGCCCAACTGGACGAGATCGCAGAGAAAGTGAAGAAGATGCTGAGAATCAAGAACCCCTCTCACCCCAGCTTACGTATCGCTCAAG GTGACTGTTTTGTGGTGGAGGACTTTGAGCTCCAGAGGCAGGTGATGTGTGCCCTAAACTCTGTCTTGTACGAGCAGCTTCAGTACAAAGGCAACGAATTCGACTACTACAACCCCCTCAACTCTTACATCCACCAG GTGCTACTACGCCGTACAGGCATCCCCATAAGCCTCTCTGTCCTCTACATGACATTAGCACGGAAGCTGGGAGTTCAGGTGGAACCCGTCAACTTTCCTAATCATTTCCTGCTGCGCTGGTGCCAAAAACAAAGAGG GAGTGAGGACATCTACGACTATGTCTACATTGATGCCTTTGGTAAAGGCAAACAGCTGACTGCCAAGGAGTGCGAGTACCTCATCGGCCACCAGGTGTCAGCAGATTACTACAGTGCCATCAGCACCACAGAGGTGCTGCTCAGGATGGTGGGAAACCTGCTGAACATCGGGAAGAGAGG GGAGGGCAATGAGAAATCCTACCAGCTGCTGAGAGACTCTCTGGACCTCTACCTCACTATCAACCCAGATAATGTGCAGTACCTGCTGCTGCAGGCACGCCTCTACTTCCACCTGGGCATCTGGCCAGAGAAG GTGCTAGACATCCTGCAGCACATCCAGGCGTTGGATCCGTCCCAGCACGGGGCGGTGGGTTACCTGGTGCAGCACACGCTGGAGCACATCCAGCACAAGAAGCATCCAGTTACACCTGAGGTGAAGAAACGCAGCGTTGCAGAACACCTGGAGGTCCAGTACTCAGTCGGCCTCATCATGAAACACAAGAG GTCAGGATATAACTGTGTGATCTACGGCTGGGACCCAAAGTGCACCATGAGCCAGGAGTGGATCACCACCATGAGGGTCCACCAGCTGTCCAACGGGGCGTCCCAGCCTTTCTACAACGTCCTGGTACAGGACGGGACATGCCGATACGCTGCACAAG AGAACCTGGAGCCCCACTCGGCCCCCCTGGAGATCGGCCATCCAGAGGTGGGACGTTACTTCTCAGAGTTTGCCGACACCAACTACGTTGCCAACGAAGAACTACAGACACGATACCCAGAGGACATGGTTGAAACTCTGAGCACCGTGCAGGAGCTCTACCACAGACTGACACCTGGCTCTGGGAACCAGGACCAAGCTCCTGCTACAGACCAAAACAACCTCCAAGCCATGCCCATGTAG